The following proteins are encoded in a genomic region of Gossypium hirsutum isolate 1008001.06 chromosome D05, Gossypium_hirsutum_v2.1, whole genome shotgun sequence:
- the LOC107902909 gene encoding dynein light chain 1, cytoplasmic: MLEGKAVIGDTDMLQTMQQDALHLAAKALDFFDVTEATDIARFVKKEFDKTYGEGWQCIVGTDFGSFVTHCSGCFIYFCIGSLAFLLFKGSAVPQSHPNQFNALETVKA; this comes from the exons ATGCTTGAAGGCAAAGCAGTCATTGGTGACACTGatatgcttcaaaccatgcagcAAGATGCTCTCCATCTTGCCGCTAAAGCCCTCGATTTTTTCGACGTCACCGAAGCTACCGACATTGCACGGTTCGTAAAGAAG GAATTTGACAAAACATATGGAGAAGGGTGGCAATGCATAGTAGGAACAGATTTTGGTTCATTTGTGACACACTGCTCTGGCTGTTTCATTTATTTTTGCATTGGCAGCCTTGCTTTCTTGCTTTTTAAGGGTTCAGCTGTTCCACAATCTCACCCAAACCAGTTCAATGCTTTAGAAACAGTCAAAGCTTAA